The Pelobacter seleniigenes DSM 18267 genomic sequence CAAAAATATTCTTGATGAGACTGGAGCCGATCCGACGATGCTCGGCCTGGAACTGACCGAGGGGATGGTGATCGATAATATCGTTGATACCATCGACAAAATGCAGGGGCTGAAAAAGCTTGGTATCGAGTTGTCCATAGACGATTTTGGAACCGGTTATTCCTCCCTGGCCTATCTCAAAAAAATGCCTTTGGATATCCTCAAGATCGATCAATCTTTTGTCCGGGATATCGAAAACGACATCAACGACGCCGCCATTGTCGACACCATTATCTCCATGGCTAAACACCTGGATCTGAAAGTTGTCGCCGAAGGGGTGGAAACCGAATACGAACTCAATTTCCTCCAGGAAAAAGGCTGCTCCATTTTCCAGGGCTATCTGTTCAGCAAGCCCTTGCCCAATGACCGCTTTACCAAACTTCTCGAAGCCGGCACCATTTTCCCCTGAAATCGTACTTGAAATTCATTTCTTGATCACGGCATTATGTAGCTCCTGAAAAGTTCGCCGCAGTTCGTTTCGAACCACGGTGTCAACCTGAGAATTTACATTTTCGAAAAGGAGTATGCCAATGAGCACTCAACCCGTGGTGAAAGTCCAGACCAACAAGGGAGAGATCGTCATTGAACTGAATGCCGAAAAAGCCCCGATCAGCACTGAAAACTTTCTAAAATATGCGCGTGACGGTTTTTATGAGCAGACAATCTTTCACCGCGTCATTCCCGGTTTCATGATCCAGGGGGGCGGGTTTACCGCAGAGATGGCGCAGAAAAAAACCGCCGGACAGATTAAAAACGAAGCCCACAACGGCCTGAAGAATACCCGTGGCTCCATTGCCATGGCCCGCACTCAGGTCGTTGACAGCGCCACCTGCCAGTTTTTCATCAACCTGGTCAATAACAGTTTCCTCGACCATCAGGGCACCGCTCCCAATCAATACGGTTACGCCGTTTTCGGCCAGGTCACGGCAGGAATGGAGGTGGTCGATGCCATTGCCCAGGTTCCCACCGGCACCCAGGGTTACCACCAGGATGTGCCAAAAGAGCCAGTCCTGATCGAAAGCGTTTCCATTGAGCAGTAACATCTCTGCCGGGTTGTTCAGGGCTGCAGCACGCAGCCCTTTGCTTATTGCCGCCGCGGAGCGCATTACCAACGTCAGACAGCGCCGGTTTATTTTCTCACCGGGACCACTATACCTGGCCCATCTTACTCGATAAAATAAGTAGAAACTATGGACATTCTAACCCTGATCGGAATCGCCGTGGCCTTGGCCATGGACGCTTTTGCCGTGGCCTTGGCCGCCGGCCTGAGCCTGCCCAAACTGACCGGCCGGCACCTGTTTCGATTCGCTTTTCATTTCGGCCTGTTTCAGGCTCTGATGCCGATTCTGGGCTGGGCTGCGGGAATCAGCCTGCGCCGGCAGATTGAAACCTTTGATCACTGGCTGGCCTTTATTCTGCTGTTCCTGATCGGCGCAAAAATGCTCCGCGATTCCTGGCAAAAAGAAGAGGAGACAGAACCGGGAGATCCGACCCGGGGCCTGTCCCTGGTCATGCTATCCATTGCCACCAGTATCGACGCGCTGGCCGTCGGCCTCAGCCTGGCCGTGCTCGGAGTCGAGATCTGGACACCGTCCCTGGTCATCGGTTTCACCGCCTGCCTGCTGACCCTCTGCGGCATGCTGTTGGGAAGACGTTTGGGCAGCAGTTGGGGACCACGAGTGGAACGCCTGGGTGGCGCGCTGCTGATCGTCATCGGGCTGAAGATTTTAATCGAACATACATTGTTAAAATGACAAAAGGCAGCTCATTCATGGAAAAGACCCCTTATCAAATCCGTCGGCTTCCGGCCGAATGGGAAGAGCAAGATGCCGTGCTGCTGGCCTGGCCGCACCGAAATTCAGACTGGTGCGACCTGCTGGCCGAGGTGCAGCAGACCTACCTGGAATTGACTCGGCAGCTGACCAGGGTCAGCAAGGTCATCATCGCCACTCCGGAACCGAAGGCTGTTGAAAAAGTGCTGCGAGAACATGGCGTCGCCATGAACGCGGTCATGATTTTTGCAGTTGCTACCGATGACACCTGGGCCAGGGATTTCGGCCCGATCACGGTTTACGCCGGGGAGCAGCCACTATTACTCGATTTCGGCTTCAACGGTTGGGGATTGAAATTTGCCGCCGCGGCCGACAACCAGATCACCCGTAACCTGCATCAGGCCGGCTGTTTCGGGCAGACCGCACTGGAAACCATCGGTCTGATTCTGGAAGGGGGCAGTATCGAAAGCGATGGCAACGGCACCCTGCTGACCACCAGTGACTGCCTGCTCAACCCTAACCGCAACCCTCACCTGGGGCGGGAGCAACTCGCCGAACAGCTCACCGAACTATTCGGCACAGATCATCTCCTTTGGCTCGACCACGGCTGGCTGGCAGGTGACGACACCGATTCCCATATCGATACCCTGGCCCGGCTCTGCCCGGATGACAGCATTGTCTATGTTCGCTGTGACGATCCGGCGGATGAACATTTCCCGGCCCTGCAAAGGATGCAAGAACAGTTGCACAGCTTCACCACCAGAGCGGGGAAACCTTACCGACTCCTGCCCCTGCCCTGGCCGTCTGCCTGTTTCGATGACGGCGAGAGGCTGCCGGCAACCTATGCCAATTTCCTGGTGATCAATCAGCTGGTGCTGGTGCCGACCTATGCCGATAAGGCGGACAGCGAAGCCCTCGCGGTTATCGCCCAGGCTTTCCCCGGCTACGAAATCGTCGGCATTGATTGCCGCCCTCTGATCAGGCAACATGGCTCCCTGCACTGCATTACCATGCAGATCCCGAAAGGAGTTCTGAAATGAGAACCTTGCCCATCGGCCTCGTTCAGCACAGCTGCCAGGAAGACCGTCAGGCCAACATCGACAAAAGCCTCCAGGGAATTCGTCAGGCAGCAGCACAGGGCGCCCGGCTGGTTATTTTGCAGGAACTGCATTGCGGTCCCTATTTCTGTCAGACCGAAGATCCCGCGCTGTGCAATCTGGCAGAACCCATTCCCGGTCCGGCCACCGAGCAGTTCGGAGCGCTGGCCAAAGAGCTGAACCTGGTTCTGGTGCTCTCCCTGTTCGAAAAAAGAGCGGCCGGGGTCTATCACAACACCGCGGTGGTGTTAGAAAACGACGGCAGCATTGCCGGGAAATATCGCAAGATGCACATCCCGGACGATCCGGGCTACTACGAAAAATTCTATTTTACTCCCGGCGACCTCGGTTTCAACCCGATCCAGACCTCCCTCGGCAGGCTCGGGGTATTGGTCTGCTGGGATCAGTGGTATCCTGAAGCAGCCCGCCTGATGGCCCTGGCCGGAGCGGAAATCCTCATCTATCCGACGGCCATCGGTTTCGATCCGGCCGATTCCCAAGCAGAGCAACAGCGCCAGCGGGACGCCTGGATCACGATTCAGCGCAGCCACGCGGTTGCCAATGGGATCCCCGTGGTTGCGGTCAACCGGGTCGGTTTTGAAGCCGACCCCAGCGGCCAGACTGCCGGGGCCCGTTTTTGGGGTCACAGTTTCGTGGCCGGTGGACAAGGGGAAATCCTACTGCAGGCCGGTGATCAGGAAGACGTCCTGACCCTGGAACTCGATCTGGACCGAAGCGAACAGATCCGCCGGATCTGGCCGTTTTTGCGCGATCGCCGAATCGATGCCTATCAGGACATTTTGAAAAGAGTGCGGGATTAAAAGATTGAACAAGACAACCCCAAGGAGATCGTCTCCTTGGGGTTGCAAGTGTAGCAAAACCACGCTTTTGCGAAGTGTGTTTAGCAAAGACCAGGGCGGCCTTTGCCAATATCAATCATCACAACCCGGCGCGGGCCTTGATCGATTCGGCGCGATCAGTAACTTCCCAGGTAAAGCCTGGCAATTCCCGACCGAAATGGCCATAAGCGGCGGTCTGTCGATAAATCGGTTTGAGCAGGTCGAGCTGCTCGATGATGGCGGCCGGGCGCATATCGAACTCTTCCCGCACAATCCCGGCGATCGTATTGGACGGAATTTTGCCGGTCCCGAAGGTGTTGATCATCACCGACACCGGCTCAGCGACGCCGATGGCATAGGCCAACTGCACTTCACACTTCCGTGCCAGTCCGGCGGCAACGATATTTTTGGCAATATAACGGGCCATATACGAGGCGCTCCGGTCAACCTTGGAAGGGTCTTTGCCGCTGAACGCTCCGCCGCCATGTGAGCCGTGTCCGCCGTAGGTGTCGACAATGATTTTTCGCCCGGTCAGGCCGCAATCCCCCATCGGTCCGCCGACAACGAAGCGACCGGTCGGATTGATCAGGAAGCGGGTCTTGTCATCCAGCAGTTTAGCCGGCAGGGTCGGCTTGATCACCTCTTCGATAATCGCTTCCTGCAGCTGTTCATAGGTCACGTCCGGGTTATGCTGTGACGAGACAACGATGGTGTCGATACGGCTCGGTTTGTCATCGACGTATTGGACCGACACCTGGGATTTGCTGTCCGGCCGCAAAAAGGAAAGCTGACCGCTTTTGCGAACATCGGCGAGCCGTTTGGTCAATTTATGGGCGAAAGTAATCGGCATGGGCATCAGTTCCGGAGTCTCGTTGCAAGCGAACCCAAACATCAAGCCCTGGTCTCCGGCGCCCTGCTCTTTATAGAGACCCTCA encodes the following:
- a CDS encoding peptidylprolyl isomerase codes for the protein MPMSTQPVVKVQTNKGEIVIELNAEKAPISTENFLKYARDGFYEQTIFHRVIPGFMIQGGGFTAEMAQKKTAGQIKNEAHNGLKNTRGSIAMARTQVVDSATCQFFINLVNNSFLDHQGTAPNQYGYAVFGQVTAGMEVVDAIAQVPTGTQGYHQDVPKEPVLIESVSIEQ
- a CDS encoding manganese efflux pump MntP family protein; the encoded protein is MDILTLIGIAVALAMDAFAVALAAGLSLPKLTGRHLFRFAFHFGLFQALMPILGWAAGISLRRQIETFDHWLAFILLFLIGAKMLRDSWQKEEETEPGDPTRGLSLVMLSIATSIDALAVGLSLAVLGVEIWTPSLVIGFTACLLTLCGMLLGRRLGSSWGPRVERLGGALLIVIGLKILIEHTLLK
- a CDS encoding agmatine deiminase family protein; translation: MEKTPYQIRRLPAEWEEQDAVLLAWPHRNSDWCDLLAEVQQTYLELTRQLTRVSKVIIATPEPKAVEKVLREHGVAMNAVMIFAVATDDTWARDFGPITVYAGEQPLLLDFGFNGWGLKFAAAADNQITRNLHQAGCFGQTALETIGLILEGGSIESDGNGTLLTTSDCLLNPNRNPHLGREQLAEQLTELFGTDHLLWLDHGWLAGDDTDSHIDTLARLCPDDSIVYVRCDDPADEHFPALQRMQEQLHSFTTRAGKPYRLLPLPWPSACFDDGERLPATYANFLVINQLVLVPTYADKADSEALAVIAQAFPGYEIVGIDCRPLIRQHGSLHCITMQIPKGVLK
- a CDS encoding carbon-nitrogen hydrolase, giving the protein MRTLPIGLVQHSCQEDRQANIDKSLQGIRQAAAQGARLVILQELHCGPYFCQTEDPALCNLAEPIPGPATEQFGALAKELNLVLVLSLFEKRAAGVYHNTAVVLENDGSIAGKYRKMHIPDDPGYYEKFYFTPGDLGFNPIQTSLGRLGVLVCWDQWYPEAARLMALAGAEILIYPTAIGFDPADSQAEQQRQRDAWITIQRSHAVANGIPVVAVNRVGFEADPSGQTAGARFWGHSFVAGGQGEILLQAGDQEDVLTLELDLDRSEQIRRIWPFLRDRRIDAYQDILKRVRD
- the metK gene encoding methionine adenosyltransferase, with product MAMTDFLFTSESVSEGHPDKVADQISDAVLDAILAQDPNARVACETLVTTGMAFIAGEITTTAYADLPAIVRQTIKEIGYCDSAMGFDYETCAVMTSIDQQSPDISQGVTAGEGLYKEQGAGDQGLMFGFACNETPELMPMPITFAHKLTKRLADVRKSGQLSFLRPDSKSQVSVQYVDDKPSRIDTIVVSSQHNPDVTYEQLQEAIIEEVIKPTLPAKLLDDKTRFLINPTGRFVVGGPMGDCGLTGRKIIVDTYGGHGSHGGGAFSGKDPSKVDRSASYMARYIAKNIVAAGLARKCEVQLAYAIGVAEPVSVMINTFGTGKIPSNTIAGIVREEFDMRPAAIIEQLDLLKPIYRQTAAYGHFGRELPGFTWEVTDRAESIKARAGL